From Haliotis asinina isolate JCU_RB_2024 chromosome 8, JCU_Hal_asi_v2, whole genome shotgun sequence, a single genomic window includes:
- the LOC137295373 gene encoding uncharacterized protein YscB-like, translated as MGCGSSTVGVGDPETNVLNKVGQEPPNHAVKNGHTSPIGEELKKKEKKSTDSNANIESVESNNPVPRSVAFEVAFDNKLLLKNPPRRLQKLAPLNVPKMTPEMLAEKQKLAEEKREKELQRKISASRKSSKRRRELMRAKEFEQQQQLQQGSQIDEQLKMAELKREAKLEEVRARQRLKEERAKRAREKAKRLNQDNPDVDLEVEKDDHYNASDDSWGSDGEGNHTPFGSPRKKSQRDLHPTASASTVDSFDNAFMRRPNEEKPLTTKDDFFDS; from the exons ATGGGATGTGGTTCATCAACAGTAGGGGTTGGAGATCCCGAAACTAACGTCTTGAATAAGGTGGGGCAAGAGCCACCAAACCATGCCGTGAAAAATGGGCACACTTCACCAATAGGAGAAGAGCTaaagaagaaggagaagaaatCCACAGATTCCAATGCAAACATAGAGAGTGTTGAATCAAACAATCCAG TGCCAAGGAGTGTTGCTTTCGAAGTGGCGTTTGACAATAAGTTGCTACTGAAGAACCCTCCTCGCAGATTACAG AAATTAGCCCCTCTGAATGTTCCCAAAATGACGCCAGAGATGTTGGCGGAGAAGCAGAAGTTGGCAGAGGAGAAGAGAGAGAAG GAGTTACAGAGGAAAATCAGCGCATCACGGAAGTCGTCCAAGCGACGGAGGGAGTTGATGAGGGCCAAGGAGTTtgaacagcagcagcagctacaGCAGGGAAGTCAG ATTGACGAGCAGTTGAAGATGGCAGAGCTGAAAAGAGAAGCCAAGCTGGAGGAGGTCCGTGCACGTCAGAGATTAAAAGAAGAAAGAGCAAAGCGAGCAAGAGAAAAG GCAAAGAGGTTGAATCAAGATAATCCTGATGTTGATCTGGAGGTAGAAAAAGATGATCATTATAATGCAAGTGATG ATTCCTGGGGTTCGGATGGGGAAGGAAATCACACCCCCTTCGGCAGTCCCAGGAAGAAATCCCAAAGGGACCTCCATCCAACAGCTAGTGCTAGCACCgttgacagttttgacaatgCATTCATGAGAAGACCCAACGAGGAGAAGCCTCTGACAACAAAAGATGACTTCTTTGATTCCTGA